In a single window of the Rattus norvegicus strain BN/NHsdMcwi chromosome 6, GRCr8, whole genome shotgun sequence genome:
- the Ccdc71l gene encoding coiled-coil domain-containing protein 71L: MRRGVKRRRRRPRAAWGGGYGAEGGAGLEALEEKVVYSRSQLSLAGSTEALGDAFKLFMPSSTEFMSSEAELWSFLCSLKHQFSPHILRSKDVYGYSSCRALVPDPPAPASRPARRPRPRATPRRRRRGAPAAAGTSRPRPAAAEPGPPASCFGGRTLEEIWRAATPTLTSFPTIRVGDDVWGERSLAVARRRARQVLRVDLDPVVRLRRFPVPRV; encoded by the coding sequence ATGCGACGCGGCGTGAAGAGGCGGCGGCGCCGGCCCCGGGCCGCCTGGGGCGGCGGCTACGGAGCGGAAGGAGGGGCCGGTCTGGAGGCGCTGGAGGAGAAGGTGGTGTACTCGCGGTCGCAACTGTCGCTAGCCGGCAGCACGGAGGCGCTGGGCGACGCCTTCAAGCTCTTCATGCCCAGCAGCACGGAGTTCATGAGCTCGGAAGCGGAGCTCTGGAGCTTCCTCTGCAGCCTCAAGCACCAGTTCTCCCCGCACATCCTGCGCAGCAAGGACGTCTACGGCTACTCCTCGTGCCGGGCACTGGTGCCCGACCCCCCGGCGCCCGCCAGCCGCCCCGCGCGCCGGCCGCGCCCGCGCGCAACGCCCAGGAGGAGGCGCCGTGGAGCTCCGGCCGCTGCGGGCACCAGCAGGCCGCGCCCCGCCGCTGCGGAGCCGGGGCCTCCCGCGTCCTGCTTCGGGGGCCGCACCCTGGAGGAGATCTGGAGGGCGGCCACCCCGACGCTGACCAGCTTCCCGACCATCCGCGTCGGCGACGACGTGTGGGGCGAGCGCAGCCTGGCGGTGGCGCGGCGCAGGGCGCGCCAAGTGCTGCGAGTGGACCTGGACCCGGTGGTGAGGCTCCGCCGCTTCCCGGTGCCCCGGGTGTGA